The genomic segment CGACCAAGCACATTGCTGCCCAGCAGGACCGTCGGCAGGCGTTGGAAGACGTCGGTTGGGCGATTCTGAATTCGAAAGAATTCTTGTTCCAGCACTAACGGCGGTCGTTCGCGAAGTTTTTCGAAGCCCCCTTCTCGTTGTCGAGAAGGAGGGCTTTTTTTGTGCTTGAATGTCGGGAAGACGCTGTTGATTTGCGAGATTGGAGCCTCTCGCGACTGTGGTGCCGATGGCATTCTCACCTCGTCGATTTCTCGCCTCGCAGCGGGGGACGAACCAGCGAACACTTAAACGCCTTTCCTCGTCATAGACCGACAATACACTGGCGTGATCACTTGTCATGCCCGACGACGACCACCTACCTTGGTGTGATCGAAACCAGCCAGGCGCACGTGCTCTCTCGCATTTTTCATGAGGAACCGGTCTGAATCATGGCCAAAGATCTTTCGCTGCCTGATCCCGCAATCATCCTGGATTTGATTGAAGCGTTTCGACGTTCGAAAACGATGTTCGCCGCCGTGTCGCTGGGTGTCTTCGATGCACTCAATGACGGACCCAAGTCTCTCGATGTGCTTGCCAAACACCTGAATGCGGATGATGACGCATTGAAGCGTCTGCTGGACGGTTGCGTTGGGTTACAACTTCTCGTGCGGACCGGCGAGGGTGACTATGGGATGACTCCCGCGGCGAAGACGTACTTGACGTCGACCAGTCCGAATCGCTTCACAGGGTACATTGGCTATAGCAATTCGGTGCTCTGGAAGCTGTGGGGAAATCTGGAAGATGCGATCCGTGAAGGGACCAATCGCTGGAAGCAGACGTACGGGTGGGACAGCCCTTTGTTTGAAAACTTCTTTCACACCCCCGAAGCGTTGCGTGAGTTCCTGATGGGGATGCACGGGTTCGGGATGCTCAGTTCGCCGGTGGTCGTGAACAGCGTGGATCTCAGTCGCTTCCAGACGCTGGTCGATCTGGGTGGCGCGACTGGACATCTGGCGATCGCCGCGTGCCAGCGCTATGTCGGGTTAAAAGCCGTGCTGTTTGATCTGCCGGGGGCCTTACCGCTCGCGCGTGAGATCATTGCCGCATCGGGGATGGCGGATCGGATCAGTCTCGTCGGCGGCGATTTCTTCAGCGATCCGCTGCCAGAAGGCGATCTGATCGCGCTGGGCCGAATTCTGCACGACTGGACTGAAGAAAAAATCCATCGATTGCTGAAACGAATTTACGATCGATTGCCGACGAATGGCGCGATCCTAATCGCGGAGAAGTTGCTGTTGGAAGATTACAGCGGTCCCCGTGTGGCTCAGATGCAAAGTTTGAATATGCTGACCTGCACGGAAGGAAAAGAACGGACCCTCTCCGAGTACGAAGCATTGCTTCAGCAAGCCGGATTCAGCGATGTCGTTGGTTGTCGGACTTCGTCAGTGATTGATGTGGTGATGGCGACGAAGCGCTAACATTTTAGATGTCGTTGGAGTTGAAGGAGTGTGGAGAGAATCAGTTGGGGCGATGACTGGGATTCCTTCTGTAACGATTAGCCGCAAGCCACGTTTTTCGTATGCACGTCCGTCAAGAAAATGCCGCGAGATTCGAATGCGGATAAGAGACGCTTGACTCTTGGCCAGTCTTCGCCGAACTCTTCGCGCTTTTGGCGGGTCCAATACTCAATGATTTCGTCCGGGAAGGGTCAGGACGAGTCAGTCTGGCACCGGCGAAATCGACGACATACGGAGGTGAAACTACAGTCATCTCAATGATACAATTCTCTAGCTCGTAGTTGACGAGCTTCGGGATCGGCATACAGTTCTGCCCTGTCGCGAGCTGAAAACGGAAGAATTGCCATGCTTCACCAACCGCAAATAGAATACAGGCACTTTTCTGCCGAAGTTCGTATTGAGTTGCGCGCTGGCAATCGCACATTCGACGTCGCAAGTATCGGGCAAACGAAGTCATCCTTCGCGATGGACAGGATATTCCAATTGGAGATGTGGAGATTCTTCTCTTCGTGGATGGTGCAGAATTCCGTTGGTCTGTTCGGTTGCCAAACGGAGCAGTACCCTTTGAGCACAAAGTATACATGGTTCCACGCGGAAAGATGACTCGCGTTGTTAACTAGAGTACACCCAGAGGGCTGAATGCCTCAGGTTGATTGGTCGCTGCCACTGTCCGCAGGCGTTTCATCAGATTGCTGCTCCAGTCTGAATGTGCTTTCCAACGGCAGCACTGATGAGTGTCTCGGCCACGGTTTGCGTTGACAAGTCAGACACTCAATCCAACTGTGGACGTGGATGAGCGCCCAATCGATAAGAGTCGGCGAGAGTCCGAATGGATTCGAGGCCTTCGTAGACGTTGGTTGATCGCTTGCCAGACCAGCGATTGGCGGGGCCTTCGATGACAATTCGCAGGGTTGAGAGATGGAACTCTTCGGCCATTCCGAGTGCGACACCAACTTGAAAACGATCCTGCGGATAGATCGGGCAGCGAACTGCGTCGAGTGACCAGCGATCGAGTCGCATGGGTGTCCAGCCGTGCTCGACGATGTCATCACCGAAATATCGCTCCATCGCTGCGGGAAATCGAGATTGCTCGTCGCTGTCGATGGAGATCGTCACGCGTTCGGGTTTGGCGGCGTAGACCGCCCATGCAGGCCAGTGATCGCATAGGCCGAAGGGTTCTGTTACAGGCCAGATCATGGCGAGAATCACCACTCCCCAGGCGAAGCGATTGCCCCAAACGGATGCCGATTGCGCCGGCTGGGATAGGGCACCAGGGGTCTCGGTGGGCGTGGCAGGGGGGCTTTGACGGAAGAGCAGCGCGTTTTGCACCAGGAAGAAAACATTCCAGAGCAGGACGCCTGGTTGATGGTTGTGTCCCCAAGGGCCAAGAGCCATGAGTAGCGTCAGGTGCATGATCGCCGCGCCGTAGATAGCCACGCGGCGCGTACGGGGCCAGGCGAGGCTTACTGCAATCGAGAGCTCGGCGCAAGGAATCGCGGCCGAGATGATCGATCGAGCGGCCGCCGACCAGGATTGAATGCCCGTCTTCAGTCCGATCGATTTGAGCAACCCGTCCAGCAGGAAGGGACCATGTTGCTGCGTGAATCCATAGTCGAGTTTGGACCAGGCCGACCAGACGTAGATGCCGATGACGATCCACCGCCAGGCTCTGCGGGCCGTTGACGCGTCGGCGGCAGAGAGGACGAGTGAGACCAGGATGAACTGCCAGGCCCACGGCTGCAGACGATGCTGATCAATGCAGACAAGTCCGAGCGTACATCCCATCGAGATCAATGTCACGACGCGCCTGTATCGGATGCGCGGCGCAACAAGGAGTGATCCTTGGGCGGCAAGTAGGACGTACAAGAACGCCCAATCGACGGCGGCGTGTAGCCGTCCGGCGACGCGGAATAAGGGGACCTCAGGAAACGCGGATTGCGGGGTCCACAAGGGCCAAGTCGATGCAATCAGTCCTAGGAAGCCCGCCGCGAGCAACCGGAGCAAGTGATCATTCGCCGGGTGTGATTGGTCAGAGATGGACTTCAATCGGATAGGCCGTCACTTGGAGGTGTTTTCGTTGTCTTGCTGGGGATCTCGAGCGTTGGCTTTCTCGAGTCGCTTACCTTCTTGATAGAACTGCTCCATCTCTTCGAGCGTGGCGGTGCGGATGTCGCGGCCGTGCTCTTTCAGGCGGCGCTCGATGAATTCGACGCGGCGCTGGAACTTGGCATTGCTGGCGCGAAGGGCCTCTTCGGGGTTGACGTGCCAGCGGCGGGCGATGTTGGCCAGCACGAACAGCACATCGCCCAGTTCCGACTCGATCCGTTGTTGACGTGCGGCGTCGAACGGTTCTGGATCGGGTTCCACAGGCAGATCGACGGATGCGGCCACGACGGGAATCTCGCCATTCGGAAAGAGTTCGTCGGCCAGCTCTCGTAGTTCTTCCTGCAACTTGTCGAACAGCATGGCACGCTGGGGGAAGTCGTATCCCACCCGCGCGGCCTTTTTCGAGAGCCGAGCGGCGCGTGCCAACGACGGCAATGCCGCCGGCAGTCCGTCAAAGATCGAATCGCGTTGCTTTTCTTCCTGCTTGATCCGGTCCCAGTTCCGATTGATTTCGTGTGATGAGTCGGCCGCGACATCGCCAAATACGTGCGGGTGGCGTCGGATCATTTTCTGGGTCAGGCCGTCAACGACGTCGGTCAGGTTGAAGCGAGCCTCGTCGGCGGCGATCTGGCTATCAAGCACAACCTGTAGCAAGACGTCGCCGAGTTCTTCGACGATCTCGGCGTCGTTGCCTGAATCGATCGCTTCGAGCAGTTCGTATGTTTCTTCCAGTGTGTACGGCTTGATCGATTCCAGCGTCTGCTGGCGATCCCAAGGGCAACCCGTAGAGGATCGAAGCCTCGCCACCACTTCGCACAATTCGCGAAACTTTGGCCCCAATTGCTTGGGGTCTGGTGGCGTGCCCGGAACAGGCGATGTCGATGGCATGTTATTCGAGGACAAATCGGTCATGCGTTATGACTCGGAAACAATTTTTGCGATGTCCACGAACTCATTCTTGAGTGCTTTATAGAGCTTGCCGTACATCGGGTAGGACTTGGTGTAGATCCGTTTGGCTTCGGCCTGAGGGTCTGTGCTTGCAATCACCTTCACGGTCGCGCCGCACGCTTCGACCACCGATTTGTACTTGCCCGTTCCAGAGGCCGCCAAGAGTGCCGCACCGAAAGCCGGGCCTTCATCGGCATTGATGATGCTGACCCGGCGTCCGTAGACGTCGGCCTGCATCTGACGCCAGAAGTCACTGCGAGCACCGCCACCCGACAATCGGATTTCGCGGATCGGGATGTTCATCGAATTGATGACTTCCAGGCAATCTCGCATCGCGTAGGTCGCGCCTTCCATGATCGAACGGATCATATGCGATCGGTTGTGACGCAGGCTGAGTCCGATCCAGCAGGCACGGGCATATGGATCGGCATGCGGGGTTCGTTCGCCGGTCAAATACGGCAGGAAGAACAACCCCTCGCAGCCCGGAGGGGCCTCGGCGGCTTGTTCGGTGATCAGGTTGTACGGGTCGGTTTTCAGTTTCTTACCGTCGTTGATTTCGGCCTGCGCGAGTTGATTGCGGTACCACTGCAGGCTTCCACCGGCGGAAAGGACCACACCCATCACGTGCCACTTCCCACGGACGGCATGGCAGAAGGTGTGAATGCGGCCGGCGGGGTCGATCTGCACGTCGTCGCTGTGTGCGAAGACGACGCCACTGGTTCCCATGGTGGCCGAGATGATTCCGCGTTTGACGATGCCATTTCCGACGGCGCCGGCCGCCTGATCACCGGCACCACCGACCACGGGGACGCCTTTTTTCAGGCCCAGCAGCTTGGCAGAGGCTTCGGTCAGTTCGCCGGTGATATCTTCGGATTCGTAGACTTTCGGCAGGGTCGAAATCTTGATGTCCAGCCGATCGATCAATGGCTTGCACCACTGACGGGCACGCACGTCGAGCAGCAACGTTCCCGATGCATCGCTGACGTCGGTGGCGAATTCACCGGTGAGCCGGAATCGCACGTAGTCTTTGGGTAAGAGAATATGGGCAACACGGGCGTAGTTTTTCGGTTCGTGGTTTTTGAGCCACAGGATCTTCGGTGCGGTAAATCCGGTAAGTGCCGGATTGGCCACCATCTCAATCAGCTTGGCGCGACCGCCCACTTTGTGCTCGATGTCGGCACACTCTTGCGTGGTGCGTTGGTCGTTCCAGAGGATCGCCGGACGGATGACGGCTTGCTGCTTGTCGAGAAACACGCTGCCGTGCATCTGACCGCTCAGTCCGATCCCACCGATGTCATCCGGCTTGATTTTGGCTGATTTGAGGACTTTCTTGACCGTGGTTTGAACGGCTTCCCACCAGTCTTCGGGGTCTTGTTCAGACCAGCCGGGCTTGGGGGACGAAAGGGGGTACTCTGCAGTCGCCACGGCCAGTATCGATCCGTCCTCGTGCATGGCCAGAGTTTTTGTGCCGCTCGTGCCTACATCGATTCCCAGAAATACGGCCATCGTTTGCGATTCCTTGATCTGAACAGACAATCATGCAGCGGGCAAATAGTCGAATTGGTAGACACTGGTGTCCTGAGCCAACGGTGCGGGTAACACACCTGACTTCGGGAACGACCATTCACAATGTGAAAACGAGGATGAGTCCGTTTTGACGCCCGCCGATCGATAAGCCCGTATTATATCACGGTATGATGTCACTCGCCACGTAGCACGAAGGCTTTAGTATCGATTCTGTGCAGAGAAAGAGGTCTACGTGACCCACTGAGGCCGGTTGACGATGGCAACCGCCACGGTGTGGCGTCCTTCTGAGTCTTCTGCAAATTGCGCGAAAGGATGAACCAAACGTGCACGTCGGAGGGGCGAAAATCAGGAGAGGACACGTTCGTAGGTCGACTGGTCAAATCCGACAATCAGGGTTTTTCCGACTTTCAAAGTGGGGGCGCGAAGTTTGCCACTACGTCCCATGATCAGTTCAAGCAGCTCTGCCGGCCGCTCGTGTTTGAGATCAAAATGCAGGACTTTCGTTCCGCGTGTGACATAAATTTCATTTGCGGCATCAATCAACGCTTGTGCATCACTCTCGACGAGTGGCACGGTCCGCGCGTCGACGGTCGTATTGACGCTGACATTGTGTTCGGTCAAAAACTCGGTGGCCTTGCTGCACGAGTTGCAGTTCTTGCGGTGGTAGCTCCAGTCAACTTTCGACACGTCAATACTTTCCATCGTTTGGGGTTCTATATTGAAAAATGAAGTGAGATTTGTACCGCAATCGTCGGGCGTTTTCAGTCATGATGAATGACGCCGCCGAGATCATTTCAATCACTCCTGGTTGATCGATTGGTGATAGAATCCGGGCAGGCGCAAATGTCGGGCTCGGTCGAGCATGCCTCTAAGCGTTAAACGTTGAAGTGAGCGGTTGGTTGATTCCGCAGAGGGCCTGTTCTAGGCTAGTAATTGTGACAAAGTGTCTTTTATTTGCACTTGGGTGGACTGAATGTCGCGTTCGATCAACCGGTCTTTGATTTTGATTCCTGTCGTGGCGGCATTGGTTCTTGCGGGAATGTGGCTGGCGATTGCGCCGGATTCATTGATTGTCTATTGCGCGCATGACGCCGAGTATGCGCAGCAGATTCTGAACGATTTTTCCCGCAAAACAGGCATTCCCGTTGAAGTTCGGTTCGACACGGAAGCGACGAAATCACTGGGGCTGATCAATCTGATTGTGCAGGAGCGTGATCGACCACGGTGCGACGTGTTTTGGAACAACGAACTTCTGGGGATGGTCGAACTACGCGAGCAGGGGCTGCTGGAGTCCTATCAAGGGGTGGGATGGAACCGAATTCCCGATCAGTTTCGTGATGAGGATGGGTATTGGGTGGGGTTTGCCGCGCGGATGCGAGTCTGCCTGTTCAACACGCATCAAGCCCCCGCCAGCATCGAAACGCTGCAACACCTGATTTCCACGGAGCCGACCCGATTCGCGATCGCCAAGCCGCTGTTCGGAACGACATTGACGCACTATACGGTGCTGTGGCACTTGTGGGGCGGCGAACAGCTTCAGGAGTGGCATCGCGATTTGCGATTGCGCGGAGTTCGCGAAGTTGATGGGAATGCGGCTGTGAAAGACGTGGTTGCGATGGGAACCTGTGATGCAGGACTCACCGATTCCGACGACGCCTTTGTGGCACTCGACAACCAGGCACCCGTGGAAATGCTCCCGGCCTATGTGATGAAGGGGGCGTCGGATTCTGGTTCGTCAGAGGGCGGTACAGAGGCTACTGACCAGTCAACGAGCCGTGCTGCGCGACCAACCTCCCATACGATCTGCATTCCCAACACGGTCGGCATTATTCAAGGGACGCGGCGGCCAGAGGCGGCCCGAAAGTTGGTCGACTATCTCGCGTCGGAGGAGGCGGAACTGGCGCTCGCTCGTGCGAAGTCGCGGCAGATTCCATTGGGGGCCGTGCAGAAGGCCGATTTGCCAGAGGACGTGAGGAAGCTGGCCGAGTGGGCCAAGAGCGGCATTGATTTGCGGCCCATGCTGAACGACCGACGCGAGTGCTTGGTATGGCTGACGAAAGAGTATTTGAAGTGAGATCCGGCAGGTTTGTTGATAATTTATGACTCGTCCACATGGCCGTGATGTGTTGTCATACCGCCGTGGAAGGTGAATCCACATGATTGTGAGTGGTCGGAAACTGTGACGGACACGATCAGTCTGGAAGCATCGTGCTGGTGGACTCTGACGCGGACGTTCGTTCTATGTCTCGCGGCGTGGCCTGTCATTGTGCTCGTCGAGCGAGGTCTTCGACAGGTTGCCACCCCCCAGCGGCCGCTCGTGCTTACCGCGATCCTGCTCCCATTCTTGTTTCCGGAATTGCTGGTTGGATATACCTACCGCGAGACGGCACTGGCGCATCCAAAATGGGCGGAATGGATCTGTGCAGGGCTGGTGTTTTTACGCGTGATCACCGTCGGAGTTGTCACGCTGCATGCCTCGCCCGCGTCATTGATCGGTCCGACCGCCTTGCACAATCGGTGGTTGCTGGTCCGAGATCACCTGACATCCAGGCGTGAATGGTGGCAGCTTTGGCGGTGTTATTGGCACGGTCCTGTTCGGCGAGTTCAACCGGCGCTGGCATTGATGGGACTGGTAGCGTTTCAAGAGTTTGAGCTTGCGGCCTTGTTACAGACGCCCAGTTGGACCGACTGGTTTATCACGGCGCAGCGGCTGGGGCTGCGGCAGGACGAGATGCTGAAGCGAGCGTTGTGGCCGGTCGTCATGCAGCTTCCAATCATCCTGTTGATCATGGCTGGGGTGTCGCGTCGAGGTAGACAATCGGTTGTGGTCAGTGACGAGGTGGAACGGTTCAGGCCAGCGCGATTGGGGGCGTTCGTGACCCTCTATCTAGCCATTGCGATCACCTTCGGCTGTCTGATCCCCTTGGCAATGGTGGTGGGAAATTTGCCGAGTGGTTTGAAGTTGCTGATGCGTCAGTCGACTCAGTCCCTGGGGTTGGGCCGAGAAATTCTCATCGCCGGTTTGGTCAGTCTGTGTACCGGCTTGATCACTTGGAGTGCCGCGCGAATGTGGACCGGCCAGCGATCGCCTCGTTCTGCCCGCGGTACGGGGACGGAGTCCACAAACGTTCGACCGCGCCAGGACATGCAAGGTGCAGGCGTGGGCGAACGTTTGGTTTGTCAGGGACAGGGGCTGCGTGGTCTCTGGATCGCGCGGCAAGTGCTGCTCGTGCCGGGGCTCTTGGGATCGCTGCTCTTGAGTCTGGCGACGGTCGTCTGTTTCCAGTCATCCTGGTTGCGTCCGGTTTATGATACGCCGATTCCCTGGGGGTTGGCCTTGACTGTCTGGTTGTTACCACGCGCGGTCCTGTTGCGGCTGTGGGTGGAGTCGGTTTCTCAGACGGAAGCGATTCATCTCGCGGAACTGCTGGTCAATGAATCTTTAGTGACTTCCGGGCAGGATACTGAAGACGCTCGGCGAGCACGTCCCGCAGGCAGTTCGCGATCCAGTCGCGACTTGCTTTTTCGTCTGCGTGATCAGCCGCGGATTCTGGCGATCGGGTTGCTGTGCTATTGGGCCTACCTGGATCTTTCGACAGCTTATTTGCTGGCACCGTCCGGCATGCCCTCCGGACTTGTTCGGCTCTACAATTTCATGCACTTTGGGCGTTCAGCGGCCCTCTCGACGGAGGCGTTGCTGTTCTTCGGCGCACCAGTCGTGGCGGTTCTCTGCATTGCGCAAGGACTACGTATGCTGAAGCAGTAGTCATATTGCAATTGATTCCCCTCTGTGCCTCCGTGTCTCCCTCACCGCCGCTGGTCCCACGAGTTCGTTTCGCTTACTTCGGAAGCACACTGGCGGTGAGGGAGGCACGGAGACACAGAGGAGGAGTTAGGCTCGGACTCTAAATGCGGGGCCGCTATACTGGTTGGGCGTGCCTTTTCCTGAATCCTTTTTGAAGTTGAGCGAATTGCGATGACCGAATTTCGTACCGAACATGATTCCATGGGTGATGTCCAGGTTCCGGCCAAGGCGTACTACGGCGCACAGACACAGCGCGCGGTCGAGAACTTCCCCGTGTCGGGTTGGACACTGCGAACGGAAATGATTCGGGCCATGGGCCTGGTCAAATGGGCCGCCGGTGTGGCCAATCGCGATCTCGGCAAGTTGACAGGGACGGGCAAGAATCCGCTCACCGCCGCTCAAGTCGACGCCATGCTGGCCGCAGCAAAAGAAGTCGTTGCGGGCAAGTTTGACGCCGAGTTTCCCATTGATGTTTTTCAGACTGGCTCGGGGACTTCGAGCAACATGAACATCAATGAGGTGATCTCGAATCGTGCGATCGAAATCATCGGTGGCAATCGCTTCGAAATGAAGAAGCCGATTCATCCGAACGACCACGTGAATATGGGGCAAAGCACGAATGACACCTTTCCGACGGCCATTCACGTCGCCGTGGCTCTCTCGATTCACAACTCGCTGATTCCTGCGTTGGCTCGCTTTGCACAAGTTTTGTCAGACAAGGCGCGCGAGTGGGACAAGATCATCAAGATCGGACGCACGCATCTGGCCGATGCGACACCACTCCGCCTGGGGCAGGAATTCGGTGGGTTTGCGCGTCAGTTGGAACTGAGCGTCGGTCGTGCGAAGCAGGCGCTGCAAGCGGTGCTTGAACTTCCGGTTGGGGGGACTGCGGTAGGAACGGGGATCAACACACATCCCGATTTCGCGCGTCAGACCTGTGCGGCACTTGCCAAGGAAACAGGTGTGCCGTTCATTGAAGCGGTCAATCACTTCGAAGGCAATGCGCAGCGTGACGGTTTGGTTGAATGCCATGGCCAGCTCCGCGTGATCGCAACCACGCTGTTCAATGTGGCGAACAATATTCGCTGGCTGGGTTCGGGCCCACGTTGCGGCTTCTACGAAGTGATGTTGCCCGATCGTCAGCCGGGCAGCTCGATCATGCCGGGGAAAGTGAACCCTGTCATGTGCGAAAGCCTGATGCAAGTGGCGGCTCGCGTGATGGGAAATGACCAGACAGTCGCGTTCAGCGGCGCGACCGGCGGCCAGTTCCAACTCAACATCATGATGCCCATTATGGGGCATGCCACGCTGGAGTCGGTGGCGTTGATGGCTCAGGGGACGACGGCGTTCATCGATTTGTGCGCGCTCGACATGGAAGCGAACCCGGAAGCGTGCGACGCCAGCGTTGAACAAAGCCTGGCCATGGTGACCAGTTTGAATCCCTACATTGGCTACGAAAAAGCGGCGGCGCTGGCGAAGGACGCGTTCAAGAGCGGCAAGACGATTCGGCAGTTGTGCGTGGACCAGAACATTCTGCCTGCGGACCAGTTGAAGCAGGCACTTGATCCATGGAGCATGACCGAACCGCACGCCTGAGTGGAATGGTTGCTTGTGTCGGCTGATGAATGTCGATCGTTCCGGAATACGCTTCGATATCGTCCTGCCATTTGTGGGGCGTTTGCTTGA from the Schlesneria paludicola DSM 18645 genome contains:
- a CDS encoding class I SAM-dependent methyltransferase, with product MAKDLSLPDPAIILDLIEAFRRSKTMFAAVSLGVFDALNDGPKSLDVLAKHLNADDDALKRLLDGCVGLQLLVRTGEGDYGMTPAAKTYLTSTSPNRFTGYIGYSNSVLWKLWGNLEDAIREGTNRWKQTYGWDSPLFENFFHTPEALREFLMGMHGFGMLSSPVVVNSVDLSRFQTLVDLGGATGHLAIAACQRYVGLKAVLFDLPGALPLAREIIAASGMADRISLVGGDFFSDPLPEGDLIALGRILHDWTEEKIHRLLKRIYDRLPTNGAILIAEKLLLEDYSGPRVAQMQSLNMLTCTEGKERTLSEYEALLQQAGFSDVVGCRTSSVIDVVMATKR
- the mazG gene encoding nucleoside triphosphate pyrophosphohydrolase, with protein sequence MTDLSSNNMPSTSPVPGTPPDPKQLGPKFRELCEVVARLRSSTGCPWDRQQTLESIKPYTLEETYELLEAIDSGNDAEIVEELGDVLLQVVLDSQIAADEARFNLTDVVDGLTQKMIRRHPHVFGDVAADSSHEINRNWDRIKQEEKQRDSIFDGLPAALPSLARAARLSKKAARVGYDFPQRAMLFDKLQEELRELADELFPNGEIPVVAASVDLPVEPDPEPFDAARQQRIESELGDVLFVLANIARRWHVNPEEALRASNAKFQRRVEFIERRLKEHGRDIRTATLEEMEQFYQEGKRLEKANARDPQQDNENTSK
- the xylB gene encoding xylulokinase → MAVFLGIDVGTSGTKTLAMHEDGSILAVATAEYPLSSPKPGWSEQDPEDWWEAVQTTVKKVLKSAKIKPDDIGGIGLSGQMHGSVFLDKQQAVIRPAILWNDQRTTQECADIEHKVGGRAKLIEMVANPALTGFTAPKILWLKNHEPKNYARVAHILLPKDYVRFRLTGEFATDVSDASGTLLLDVRARQWCKPLIDRLDIKISTLPKVYESEDITGELTEASAKLLGLKKGVPVVGGAGDQAAGAVGNGIVKRGIISATMGTSGVVFAHSDDVQIDPAGRIHTFCHAVRGKWHVMGVVLSAGGSLQWYRNQLAQAEINDGKKLKTDPYNLITEQAAEAPPGCEGLFFLPYLTGERTPHADPYARACWIGLSLRHNRSHMIRSIMEGATYAMRDCLEVINSMNIPIREIRLSGGGARSDFWRQMQADVYGRRVSIINADEGPAFGAALLAASGTGKYKSVVEACGATVKVIASTDPQAEAKRIYTKSYPMYGKLYKALKNEFVDIAKIVSES
- a CDS encoding ArsC family (seleno)protein; its protein translation is MSKVDWSYHRKNCNSCSKATEFLTEHNVSVNTTVDARTVPLVESDAQALIDAANEIYVTRGTKVLHFDLKHERPAELLELIMGRSGKLRAPTLKVGKTLIVGFDQSTYERVLS
- a CDS encoding substrate-binding domain-containing protein, translating into MSRSINRSLILIPVVAALVLAGMWLAIAPDSLIVYCAHDAEYAQQILNDFSRKTGIPVEVRFDTEATKSLGLINLIVQERDRPRCDVFWNNELLGMVELREQGLLESYQGVGWNRIPDQFRDEDGYWVGFAARMRVCLFNTHQAPASIETLQHLISTEPTRFAIAKPLFGTTLTHYTVLWHLWGGEQLQEWHRDLRLRGVREVDGNAAVKDVVAMGTCDAGLTDSDDAFVALDNQAPVEMLPAYVMKGASDSGSSEGGTEATDQSTSRAARPTSHTICIPNTVGIIQGTRRPEAARKLVDYLASEEAELALARAKSRQIPLGAVQKADLPEDVRKLAEWAKSGIDLRPMLNDRRECLVWLTKEYLK
- a CDS encoding class II fumarate hydratase, with translation MTEFRTEHDSMGDVQVPAKAYYGAQTQRAVENFPVSGWTLRTEMIRAMGLVKWAAGVANRDLGKLTGTGKNPLTAAQVDAMLAAAKEVVAGKFDAEFPIDVFQTGSGTSSNMNINEVISNRAIEIIGGNRFEMKKPIHPNDHVNMGQSTNDTFPTAIHVAVALSIHNSLIPALARFAQVLSDKAREWDKIIKIGRTHLADATPLRLGQEFGGFARQLELSVGRAKQALQAVLELPVGGTAVGTGINTHPDFARQTCAALAKETGVPFIEAVNHFEGNAQRDGLVECHGQLRVIATTLFNVANNIRWLGSGPRCGFYEVMLPDRQPGSSIMPGKVNPVMCESLMQVAARVMGNDQTVAFSGATGGQFQLNIMMPIMGHATLESVALMAQGTTAFIDLCALDMEANPEACDASVEQSLAMVTSLNPYIGYEKAAALAKDAFKSGKTIRQLCVDQNILPADQLKQALDPWSMTEPHA